A section of the Clostridium felsineum DSM 794 genome encodes:
- a CDS encoding non-ribosomal peptide synthetase, whose protein sequence is MSKGEIVKSSISNIYSLTSLQEGMLYQSLLDNKSSSYVIQNVLSFSGKIDEEKIQDALKLLEKKHDALRTVIMHEKISKPRQVVLKNREIEYKREDLSTLNQAEQNKKVLEIEKLDIKRGFNLQKDTLIRVKYIVLDDESSKLIWTMHHIIVDGWCLSIIFGDFMRYYKELKAGKSISEMERIVDKEKMETAEYGEYISWIEKQDKEEGIEYWKELLSDYDGVAEIKPIKKPNPTEEQVKEAEIISSKEVSEKLFQVARLNNVTINNIVEAAWAIVLQRYNGTNDVVFGKVVSGRNADIRGIEKTVGLFINTIPFRVKCDERTTIRTLLKELKQQGIDGNSYDYCSLAEIQNETQQKSDLIKTIFAFENYYVDESNLRSSEGALQVKYEAAREQTDYAIGLKAYVNEDQLVYTMMYNPNEYDKGEIETILNRVGKVLIKISENEDVKVSDIEVITEEERELVLKTFNDTKAYYSKDKTVVDLFEEQVEKTPDNTALIFEDKQLTYSELNRKVNQVARKLRKLGIKPDDFVAIVAERSIEMIVGIYGIIKAGGAYVPIDPNYPEDRIKYMLEDCTPKVILVYRADVKTKVPVINLEEKAVWEGETANLKKLNKPNDLAYCIYTSGTTGRPKGVMVEHKGIINMKSYYENKVPISKEDKILQFANIVFDASVSEMTMAILIGGSLVIVPDSIRLDVQKVQEYAQRNKVTVATFPPNYYIQMNEFQPRIIITAGSDSSKELIEKTENSKYINAYGPTENTVSATHWEYKNGEEIPKKIPIGKPISNVQIYILNNNSMCGIGMPGELCIAGAGIARGYLNRPELTAEKFVDNPYGEGKMYRSGDVARWLPDGNIEYLGRIDDQVKIRGFRIELGEIESALRKTAKVKDAVVIVKEDENKEKSINAYIVSDEKITVSEIREKLEKTLPDYMIPAYIMQIENIPVTPNGKLDKKALPKIEAKSEKEYIAPRNDIEKEIVEVFEEILGIEKVGIKDDFFELGGHSLRATRVINRIEAVTGVRLPLKSIFENPTVEGLSRLVNLEKGEAYEPIPKAEKKDYYTMSSTQKRTYLIQQMGDQGTVYNMPQSLRLRGKVNLDAIKNAMQELINRHEILRTEFLMINGEPVQRIQEYVKADFEFIEDKKTQEADIIDAFIRPFDLEKAPLFRIKLVKREECYLFLIDMNHIISDGMSMGTFMKEFSLLYNGNMLEPLTHQYKDYSEWMKKRDLAKQKEYWMNEFKEEIPVLDMPLDYTRPKEQSFKGTMIFIKTKKELGEKINSTAGKTGTTEYMIFLSAAMITLSKYSRQEDIVIGSPISGRTHKDTEGMLGMFVNTLAMRGYPEGNKKYIEFLSEIKESCIKAYENQEYPFEELVEELDIRRDMSRNPLFDVMLVLQNNEEINYSLNDVRIEYANQKSKIAKFDLTFNIYETDNEVGIGLEYCSDLFKEESAERILTHYVRILEQITENVERKISEIEIVTPEERNLILKNFNDTKAEYPKDKTVVDLFEEQVEKTPDNIALIFEDNQLTYSELNRKVNQVARKLRELGVKPDDFVAIIAERSIEMIVGIYGIIKAGGAYVPIDPNYPKDRIKYMLEDFMPKAILLCKAEVETKIPIINLEDKAVWEGETANLEKVNKPNDLAYCIYTSGTTGRPKGVMIEHKGIINMKSYYENKVPISKEDKILQFANIVFDASVSEMTMAILIGGTLVIVPDSIRLDVQKVQEYAQRNKVTVATFPPNYYIQMNEFEPRIIITAGSESSKELIEKTENSKYINAYGPTENTVSATHWEYKNGEEISKKIPIGKPISNVQIYILNENSICGIGIPGELCIAGAGVARGYLNRPELTAEKFVDNPYGEGKLYRSGDLARWLPDGNIEYLGRIDEQVKIRGFRIELGEIESVLRKIDKVKDAVVIVREDENKEKSINAYIVSDEEITVSEIRKELEKTLPDYMIPAYMMQIENIPLTANGKLDKKALPKIEAKSEKEYAAPRNDVEEKITEIFEEILGLDRVGIKDSFFELGGDSIKAIRVVSKMREAGYAVSVKDIMKKYTVEAIADSAILEVRRKYNQGEVIGTVITTPIIEIFEAWKLKKPHHFNQAMMIKVNTDNENEISKVLDVLVKHHDVLRSVYRNKKLEILSMRESKKYDLNVYDLRNKNNTHYIVEKECGKLQSSISLENGPLMKVGLFKIQNGNYMMICIHHLVIDGVSWRILSEDFNTVLMQLKNGEEIVLPSKTASYKDWGEALSEYKNSNILKKEREYWSKVVSNIKDGEIKGDSSCSESGYGNINISFSKSETKNLMYNAGRAFNTEINDLLISAIGISVKKLTGQNKTAVVLEGHGREEIHKKIDIDRTVGWFTSMYPIIVECTEDIQESIVSTKEMLRKVPNHGMGYGLLKSEFEKVSADIYFNYLGEMDAENKNSTDYSSGISIAEENRLPGAININGSVMQDKLSFSIMYDRNKYMQDTIEEFAKLYRNSLNEIIMYCSNQNQTIRTASDFGSIQLKSIELDEITNLFK, encoded by the coding sequence ATGAGTAAAGGCGAAATTGTAAAATCATCTATATCAAACATCTATTCACTTACTTCATTGCAAGAAGGCATGTTGTATCAAAGCTTATTAGATAATAAATCTAGTAGTTATGTAATACAGAATGTACTTAGTTTTAGCGGAAAAATTGATGAGGAGAAAATTCAAGATGCACTTAAATTACTTGAAAAAAAACACGATGCACTAAGAACAGTAATAATGCATGAGAAAATATCAAAACCAAGACAAGTTGTATTAAAGAATAGAGAAATAGAATATAAAAGAGAAGACTTATCAACATTAAATCAAGCTGAGCAGAATAAAAAAGTGTTGGAAATAGAAAAACTTGATATTAAAAGAGGATTCAATTTACAGAAAGATACACTTATAAGGGTGAAATATATAGTTCTCGATGATGAAAGTAGTAAGCTGATCTGGACTATGCATCATATTATAGTGGACGGATGGTGTTTGTCTATAATATTCGGAGATTTTATGAGGTATTATAAAGAGCTTAAAGCTGGTAAAAGTATTTCTGAAATGGAACGAATAGTAGATAAAGAGAAAATGGAAACAGCAGAATATGGAGAATATATAAGCTGGATTGAAAAGCAGGATAAGGAGGAAGGAATAGAATACTGGAAAGAATTATTATCAGACTATGATGGAGTGGCAGAAATAAAGCCAATCAAGAAACCAAATCCTACAGAGGAACAGGTAAAAGAAGCTGAAATAATTAGTTCTAAGGAAGTAAGTGAAAAGTTATTTCAAGTGGCTAGATTAAATAATGTTACTATAAATAATATAGTAGAAGCGGCATGGGCAATAGTGCTTCAAAGATATAACGGAACAAATGATGTGGTATTCGGCAAGGTAGTTTCAGGACGTAATGCAGATATAAGAGGAATAGAGAAAACAGTAGGATTGTTTATAAATACAATTCCGTTTAGAGTAAAATGCGATGAAAGAACAACAATAAGGACTCTTCTTAAAGAACTTAAGCAACAAGGAATAGATGGAAATAGTTATGATTATTGTTCGTTAGCAGAAATACAAAATGAAACTCAGCAAAAATCAGATTTGATAAAGACAATATTTGCTTTTGAAAATTATTACGTTGACGAGAGTAATTTAAGAAGTAGTGAAGGAGCATTACAGGTAAAATATGAAGCTGCAAGAGAACAAACGGATTATGCAATAGGTTTAAAAGCTTATGTTAATGAGGACCAATTAGTGTATACCATGATGTACAATCCAAATGAATATGATAAAGGTGAAATAGAGACAATACTAAATCGAGTAGGAAAGGTACTTATTAAAATATCAGAAAATGAAGATGTTAAGGTATCGGATATTGAAGTAATAACAGAAGAAGAAAGAGAGCTGGTATTAAAAACCTTCAATGATACAAAAGCATATTATTCTAAGGATAAAACGGTGGTAGATTTATTTGAGGAGCAGGTAGAAAAGACCCCAGATAATACAGCATTAATATTTGAAGATAAACAGTTAACATATTCAGAATTAAACAGAAAAGTAAATCAAGTGGCAAGAAAGCTTAGGAAACTAGGCATAAAACCTGATGATTTTGTAGCAATAGTGGCAGAACGAAGCATAGAAATGATAGTTGGAATATACGGAATAATAAAAGCAGGAGGAGCTTACGTACCAATAGATCCTAACTACCCAGAGGATAGAATAAAGTATATGCTTGAAGACTGTACTCCAAAAGTCATATTAGTGTATAGAGCAGATGTTAAAACGAAAGTACCAGTAATAAATCTTGAGGAAAAAGCAGTATGGGAAGGTGAAACTGCAAATCTTAAAAAGTTAAATAAGCCAAATGATTTAGCCTATTGTATATATACATCAGGTACAACAGGTAGGCCAAAGGGTGTTATGGTAGAGCATAAGGGCATAATAAATATGAAAAGTTATTATGAAAATAAAGTACCAATATCTAAAGAAGATAAAATTCTTCAATTTGCTAATATAGTTTTTGATGCATCTGTTTCTGAAATGACTATGGCAATTTTAATAGGAGGCAGTTTAGTAATTGTTCCTGATTCAATAAGATTAGATGTACAAAAAGTACAAGAATATGCACAAAGGAATAAAGTTACAGTTGCTACATTTCCACCAAATTATTATATACAAATGAATGAATTTCAGCCTAGAATAATTATTACAGCAGGTTCAGATTCAAGTAAAGAGTTAATAGAAAAGACAGAAAATTCAAAGTATATAAATGCATATGGACCAACTGAAAATACTGTAAGTGCAACACATTGGGAATATAAAAATGGAGAAGAAATACCTAAAAAAATTCCTATAGGAAAGCCTATAAGTAATGTACAGATATATATATTAAATAACAACAGTATGTGTGGAATAGGAATGCCTGGAGAGTTATGTATAGCAGGAGCAGGAATAGCAAGAGGATATCTTAATAGACCAGAGTTAACAGCAGAAAAGTTTGTGGACAATCCATATGGAGAAGGTAAGATGTATCGATCAGGAGATGTTGCAAGGTGGCTTCCAGATGGTAATATAGAATATTTAGGAAGAATAGATGATCAGGTAAAGATAAGAGGCTTTAGAATAGAATTAGGAGAAATAGAAAGCGCACTAAGAAAAACAGCTAAAGTAAAAGATGCAGTTGTAATAGTAAAAGAAGATGAAAATAAAGAAAAATCAATAAATGCATATATAGTATCGGATGAAAAGATAACTGTAAGTGAAATAAGAGAAAAACTTGAGAAAACGCTGCCTGATTATATGATACCAGCGTATATTATGCAGATAGAAAATATACCAGTAACACCAAATGGAAAACTTGATAAGAAAGCACTTCCTAAAATAGAAGCAAAGAGTGAAAAAGAATATATAGCACCAAGAAATGATATAGAAAAAGAAATAGTTGAGGTATTTGAGGAGATATTAGGAATAGAAAAAGTAGGAATAAAGGACGATTTCTTTGAACTTGGAGGACATTCACTCAGGGCAACAAGAGTAATAAATAGAATAGAGGCAGTAACAGGAGTACGATTACCCCTAAAAAGTATATTTGAGAATCCTACTGTAGAAGGCTTAAGCAGGCTAGTAAACCTTGAAAAAGGAGAAGCGTACGAACCAATACCTAAGGCAGAGAAAAAGGATTACTATACTATGTCCTCAACGCAGAAGAGAACATATCTTATTCAACAGATGGGTGATCAAGGAACAGTATACAATATGCCTCAAAGTTTAAGGCTGAGAGGAAAAGTTAATTTAGACGCAATAAAGAATGCTATGCAAGAACTAATAAATAGACATGAAATATTAAGAACAGAATTTTTAATGATAAATGGAGAACCTGTACAAAGAATACAGGAGTATGTTAAGGCTGACTTTGAATTTATAGAAGATAAGAAAACACAGGAAGCAGATATTATAGATGCTTTTATAAGACCATTTGATTTAGAAAAGGCGCCTTTATTTAGAATAAAGCTTGTAAAGAGAGAAGAATGTTACCTATTTTTAATAGATATGAATCATATTATAAGTGATGGAATGAGTATGGGAACTTTTATGAAAGAATTTAGTCTTTTGTATAACGGAAATATGCTTGAACCATTGACTCATCAATATAAGGATTATAGTGAATGGATGAAAAAAAGGGATTTAGCAAAGCAAAAAGAATATTGGATGAATGAATTTAAAGAAGAAATTCCAGTATTAGATATGCCCCTTGACTATACAAGGCCAAAAGAACAAAGCTTTAAAGGAACAATGATTTTTATAAAAACTAAAAAAGAATTAGGAGAAAAAATAAATAGTACAGCAGGTAAAACAGGAACTACAGAATACATGATATTTTTATCAGCAGCAATGATAACTTTAAGTAAGTACAGCAGACAGGAAGACATAGTAATAGGAAGTCCTATAAGTGGAAGAACTCATAAGGATACCGAAGGTATGCTTGGAATGTTTGTAAATACACTTGCAATGAGGGGATACCCAGAAGGAAATAAGAAATATATAGAATTTCTTAGTGAAATAAAAGAAAGCTGCATTAAGGCATATGAAAATCAAGAGTATCCATTTGAAGAATTAGTGGAAGAGCTTGATATAAGAAGAGATATGTCAAGAAATCCTTTATTTGATGTTATGCTTGTACTTCAAAATAATGAAGAAATAAATTACAGTTTAAATGATGTAAGAATAGAATATGCAAATCAAAAAAGTAAAATAGCAAAGTTCGATTTAACGTTTAATATATATGAAACAGATAATGAAGTTGGCATAGGATTAGAATACTGCAGCGATTTGTTTAAGGAAGAAAGTGCTGAAAGGATATTAACACACTATGTAAGAATACTTGAACAGATAACTGAAAATGTGGAAAGAAAGATTAGTGAAATTGAAATAGTAACCCCTGAAGAAAGAAATTTAATATTAAAAAACTTCAATGATACAAAAGCAGAGTATCCTAAGGATAAAACGGTGGTAGATTTATTTGAGGAGCAGGTAGAAAAGACCCCAGATAATATAGCATTAATATTTGAAGATAACCAGTTAACATATTCAGAATTAAACAGAAAAGTAAATCAAGTGGCAAGAAAACTAAGAGAATTAGGTGTAAAGCCGGATGATTTTGTAGCAATAATTGCAGAACGAAGCATAGAAATGATAGTTGGAATATACGGAATAATAAAAGCAGGAGGAGCGTATGTGCCAATAGATCCTAACTATCCGAAGGATAGAATAAAGTATATGCTTGAAGACTTCATGCCAAAAGCAATATTACTATGTAAAGCAGAAGTAGAAACGAAAATCCCAATAATAAATCTTGAAGACAAAGCAGTATGGGAAGGTGAAACTGCAAATTTAGAGAAGGTAAATAAGCCAAATGATTTAGCCTATTGTATATATACATCAGGTACAACTGGTAGGCCAAAGGGTGTCATGATTGAGCATAAAGGCATAATAAATATGAAAAGTTATTATGAAAATAAAGTACCAATATCTAAAGAAGATAAAATTCTTCAATTTGCTAATATAGTTTTTGATGCGTCTGTTTCTGAAATGACTATGGCAATTTTAATAGGAGGTACTTTAGTAATTGTTCCTGATTCAATAAGATTAGATGTACAAAAAGTACAGGAATATGCACAAAGGAATAAAGTTACAGTTGCTACATTTCCACCAAATTATTATATACAAATGAATGAATTTGAGCCTAGAATAATTATTACAGCAGGTTCAGAGTCAAGTAAAGAGTTGATAGAAAAGACAGAAAATTCAAAGTACATAAATGCATATGGACCAACTGAAAATACAGTAAGTGCAACGCACTGGGAATATAAAAATGGAGAAGAAATATCTAAAAAAATTCCTATAGGGAAGCCTATAAGCAATGTGCAGATATATATATTAAATGAAAATAGTATTTGTGGAATAGGGATACCAGGTGAGTTATGTATAGCAGGAGCAGGAGTGGCAAGAGGATATCTTAATAGACCCGAACTGACAGCAGAAAAGTTTGTGGACAATCCATATGGAGAAGGCAAACTGTATCGCTCAGGAGATCTTGCAAGGTGGCTTCCAGATGGTAATATAGAATATTTAGGCAGAATAGATGAGCAGGTAAAAATAAGAGGCTTTAGAATAGAACTAGGAGAGATAGAAAGTGTACTAAGAAAAATAGATAAAGTAAAAGATGCAGTGGTAATAGTAAGAGAAGATGAAAATAAGGAAAAATCAATAAATGCATATATAGTATCAGATGAAGAGATAACTGTAAGTGAAATAAGAAAAGAACTTGAGAAAACGCTGCCTGATTATATGATACCAGCATATATGATGCAGATAGAAAATATACCACTAACAGCAAATGGAAAACTCGATAAGAAAGCACTTCCAAAGATAGAAGCAAAGAGCGAAAAGGAATATGCAGCACCAAGAAATGATGTTGAAGAAAAGATAACTGAGATATTTGAAGAAATATTAGGATTAGATAGGGTAGGAATAAAGGACAGCTTCTTTGAACTGGGAGGCGATTCTATAAAGGCAATACGTGTAGTATCGAAAATGCGTGAAGCTGGATATGCTGTATCAGTAAAAGACATAATGAAAAAATACACAGTTGAGGCTATAGCAGATAGTGCCATATTAGAAGTGAGAAGAAAATATAATCAAGGTGAAGTTATAGGAACAGTTATAACAACACCTATTATTGAAATCTTTGAAGCTTGGAAACTAAAAAAGCCTCATCACTTTAATCAGGCAATGATGATAAAAGTTAATACAGATAATGAAAATGAGATAAGTAAAGTACTTGACGTTTTAGTAAAACATCATGATGTCTTGCGTTCTGTGTATAGAAATAAAAAACTTGAAATATTAAGTATGAGAGAAAGCAAAAAATATGATTTAAATGTGTATGATTTGAGAAATAAAAATAATACGCATTATATAGTAGAAAAAGAATGTGGAAAGCTTCAAAGTAGTATTAGTCTTGAGAATGGACCTCTTATGAAGGTAGGCTTATTTAAAATCCAAAATGGAAATTATATGATGATATGTATACATCATCTTGTGATTGATGGAGTATCCTGGAGAATATTATCGGAAGATTTCAACACAGTATTAATGCAGTTAAAAAATGGAGAAGAGATAGTATTACCTAGCAAGACAGCATCATATAAGGATTGGGGAGAAGCACTTTCAGAATACAAAAATAGTAATATACTGAAAAAAGAAAGAGAATACTGGAGTAAAGTTGTATCTAATATTAAGGACGGAGAAATAAAAGGAGACAGCAGCTGCAGTGAAAGTGGCTATGGAAATATAAATATATCCTTTAGTAAATCAGAAACTAAGAATCTTATGTATAATGCTGGAAGAGCATTTAATACGGAAATAAATGATTTATTGATTAGTGCAATAGGAATATCTGTAAAGAAGTTAACAGGTCAGAATAAGACAGCAGTAGTTCTTGAAGGGCATGGACGTGAGGAAATTCATAAGAAAATAGACATAGACAGAACAGTAGGCTGGTTTACAAGTATGTATCCTATAATAGTAGAATGTACAGAAGACATACAGGAAAGTATAGTATCTACAAAGGAAATGTTAAGAAAGGTGCCAAACCATGGAATGGGTTATGGTTTGTTGAAAAGTGAGTTTGAAAAAGTAAGTGCAGATATATATTTCAATTATCTAGGTGAAATGGATGCTGAAAATAAAAATAGCACAGATTATTCAAGTGGAATAAGCATAGCAGAAGAAAATAGGCTTCCAGGAGCGATTAATATTAATGGAAGTGTAATGCAAGATAAGCTGAGTTTTTCAATAATGTATGATAGAAATAAATATATGCAGGATACTATTGAAGAATTTGCAAAGTTGTATAGAAATAGCTTAAATGAAATTATTATGTATTGTAGTAATCAAAATCAAACTATTAGAACCGCATCTGATTTTGGAAGCATACAGTTAAAATCAATTGAGTTAGATGAAATTACTAATTTATTTAAATAA